One region of Streptomyces sp. CG4 genomic DNA includes:
- the mce gene encoding methylmalonyl-CoA epimerase, translated as MLTRIDHIGIACHDLDATVEFYKATYGFEVFHTEVNEEQGVREAMLKINETSDGGASYLQLLEPTREDSAVGKWLAKNGEGVHHIAFGTADVDTDSEEIRGKGVRVLYDEPRRGSMGSRITFLHPKDCHGVLTELVTSAPVESPEH; from the coding sequence ATGCTGACGCGAATCGACCACATCGGGATCGCCTGCCACGACCTCGACGCGACCGTCGAGTTCTACAAGGCGACGTACGGCTTCGAGGTGTTCCACACCGAGGTCAACGAGGAGCAGGGCGTGCGCGAGGCCATGCTCAAGATCAACGAGACCTCGGACGGCGGCGCCTCCTACCTCCAGCTGCTGGAGCCGACCCGCGAGGACTCCGCGGTCGGCAAGTGGCTGGCCAAGAACGGCGAGGGCGTCCACCACATCGCCTTCGGCACGGCCGATGTCGACACCGACTCCGAGGAGATCCGCGGCAAGGGCGTACGCGTGCTGTACGACGAGCCCCGGCGCGGTTCCATGGGGTCGCGGATCACCTTCCTGCACCCCAAGGACTGCCACGGCGTCCTGACAGAACTGGTCACTTCGGCCCCGGTTGAGTCGCCCGAGCACTGA
- a CDS encoding AIM24 family protein: protein MSTYGTPGAGAGPVVYDPMTLPADDNVNRYTFSVELKSAQWFLQKGKMIAYYGAIEFNGIGHGRLDRIVRTSFHSPLHASDWVVASGSGKMLLADRAFDVNSYDLDDGNLTIRAGNLLAFQPSLALKQSIVPGFLTLIGTGKFVAASNGPVVFMEPPIRVDPQALVGWADCPSPCHHYDHGYLTGVLGGLRAMTGLGGVSGEEHQFEFVGAGTVLLQSTETLMEETATGVVPSEPGVPGGGGAAPGGHGPQPSGAPRLPGQLGDLQRRFGL, encoded by the coding sequence GTGAGCACCTACGGAACTCCGGGCGCAGGGGCGGGACCGGTCGTGTACGACCCGATGACCCTGCCCGCCGACGACAACGTGAACAGGTACACGTTCTCCGTCGAGCTCAAGAGCGCGCAGTGGTTCCTGCAGAAGGGCAAGATGATCGCCTACTACGGGGCGATCGAGTTCAACGGCATCGGACACGGCCGACTCGACCGAATTGTCCGCACGTCTTTCCATTCGCCACTGCACGCGAGCGACTGGGTCGTGGCATCCGGCTCGGGCAAGATGCTCCTCGCCGACCGGGCCTTCGACGTCAACTCCTACGACCTGGACGACGGGAACTTGACCATTCGCGCGGGCAATCTGCTCGCTTTTCAGCCAAGTCTCGCACTCAAGCAATCGATCGTGCCGGGTTTTCTGACCCTTATCGGAACCGGAAAGTTTGTGGCCGCGTCTAACGGGCCGGTGGTGTTCATGGAGCCTCCGATCCGGGTCGACCCACAGGCGCTCGTCGGGTGGGCCGACTGCCCGTCGCCGTGCCATCACTACGACCACGGCTATCTGACGGGTGTGCTGGGCGGTCTACGTGCGATGACGGGCCTCGGCGGGGTTTCCGGGGAGGAGCACCAGTTCGAGTTCGTGGGTGCCGGGACGGTCCTGCTGCAGTCGACGGAGACCCTCATGGAAGAGACGGCGACGGGGGTCGTACCGTCCGAACCAGGGGTACCCGGAGGTGGCGGTGCGGCACCGGGCGGACACGGTCCGCAACCGTCCGGCGCACCGCGCCTTCCCGGACAGCTGGGGGACCTCCAGCGTCGCTTCGGGCTGTGA
- a CDS encoding AIM24 family protein, protein MFRLQGSKVLAVEMTGDAVKAKNGSMVAYDGQMSFKKLTGGGEGLRGMVTRRLTGEQMTVMEVKGQGTCWFADRASEINLVSLQGDKLYVESSNLLATDAGLRTGTTFTGLRGASQGNGLFTTTVEGHGQAAIMSDGPAVVLRVSPQYPLIVDPGAYIAHQGNVRQSFQSGVTFRTFLGEGGGEAFQIRFEGDGLVYVQPSERNTIAGDL, encoded by the coding sequence ATGTTCCGACTTCAAGGCAGCAAGGTGCTGGCCGTCGAGATGACCGGGGATGCCGTGAAGGCGAAGAACGGCTCGATGGTCGCGTACGACGGACAGATGAGCTTCAAGAAGCTCACCGGCGGAGGTGAGGGACTGCGCGGGATGGTGACCCGGCGGCTCACCGGCGAGCAGATGACGGTGATGGAGGTGAAGGGGCAGGGGACCTGCTGGTTCGCGGACCGCGCCTCGGAGATCAACCTCGTGAGCCTCCAGGGGGACAAGCTGTACGTCGAGTCGAGCAATCTGCTCGCCACGGACGCGGGGCTGCGGACGGGCACGACGTTCACCGGACTGCGCGGCGCCTCGCAGGGCAACGGGCTGTTCACGACGACCGTCGAGGGACACGGCCAGGCGGCGATCATGTCCGACGGTCCGGCGGTGGTGCTCCGGGTCAGCCCGCAGTACCCGCTGATCGTCGACCCGGGTGCGTACATCGCCCATCAGGGCAACGTCCGGCAGTCCTTCCAGTCCGGCGTGACGTTCCGCACGTTCCTCGGCGAGGGCGGCGGCGAGGCCTTCCAGATCCGCTTCGAGGGCGACGGACTGGTGTATGTGCAGCCGAGCGAGCGGAACACGATCGCGGGGGATCTCTGA
- a CDS encoding MarR family winged helix-turn-helix transcriptional regulator: METETATHWLTDAEQCAWRTHLEVNRLLTYQLEKDLQPFGLTMNDYEILVNLSESDDLRMRMSDLASATLQSKSRLSHQITRMENANLVRRENCESDRRGLYAVLTEHGMETMKKVAPHHVASVRRHFIDLLSPEALTELDKALKPIADHLRGQRGRP; the protein is encoded by the coding sequence ATGGAGACTGAGACGGCCACGCACTGGCTGACCGATGCGGAGCAGTGCGCCTGGCGCACCCACCTGGAGGTCAACAGGCTGTTGACGTACCAGCTGGAGAAGGATCTGCAGCCGTTCGGCCTGACGATGAACGACTACGAGATCCTCGTGAACCTGTCCGAGTCGGACGACCTGCGCATGCGGATGAGCGACCTCGCCTCCGCGACCCTGCAGTCCAAGAGCCGGCTCTCGCACCAGATCACGCGCATGGAGAACGCGAATCTGGTGCGCCGCGAGAACTGCGAGTCCGACCGGCGGGGGCTGTACGCGGTGCTGACCGAGCACGGCATGGAGACGATGAAGAAGGTGGCGCCACATCATGTCGCCTCCGTGCGACGGCACTTCATCGATCTGCTGTCGCCGGAGGCGCTGACGGAACTGGACAAGGCCCTGAAGCCGATCGCCGACCACCTGAGAGGGCAGCGGGGGCGTCCCTGA
- the meaB gene encoding methylmalonyl Co-A mutase-associated GTPase MeaB, with the protein MQDVSSLVAGAREGRPRAVARLISLVEGASPQLREVMAALAPLTGNAYVVGLTGSPGVGKSTSTSALVTAYRKQGKRVGVLAVDPSSPFSGGALLGDRVRMSEHASDPGVYIRSMATRGHLGGLAWAAPQAIRVLDAAGCDVILVETVGVGQSEVEIASQADTSVVLLAPGMGDGIQAAKAGILEIGDVYVVNKADRDGADATARELNHMLGLGESRGPGDWRPPIVKTVAARAEGIDEVVEALEKHRAWMEERGVLAERRRARAAREVETIAVTALRERIGDLHGDRRLSALAERIVAGELDPYRAADELVAGLTQS; encoded by the coding sequence ATGCAGGACGTCTCCTCTCTGGTGGCCGGGGCCAGGGAAGGCCGGCCGCGGGCCGTGGCCCGGCTGATCTCCCTGGTGGAGGGGGCGTCCCCGCAGCTCAGGGAGGTCATGGCGGCCCTGGCCCCGCTGACCGGCAACGCCTATGTGGTCGGTCTCACGGGCTCCCCGGGCGTCGGCAAGTCGACCTCCACCTCGGCGCTCGTGACTGCCTATCGCAAACAGGGAAAGCGGGTCGGCGTCCTGGCCGTCGACCCGTCCTCCCCGTTCTCCGGCGGCGCCCTGCTCGGCGACCGGGTGCGGATGTCGGAGCACGCGTCGGACCCCGGGGTCTACATCCGCTCGATGGCCACCCGCGGCCACCTGGGCGGCCTCGCCTGGGCGGCCCCGCAGGCGATCCGGGTCCTCGACGCGGCAGGCTGCGACGTGATCCTGGTCGAGACGGTGGGCGTCGGCCAGTCGGAGGTGGAGATCGCCTCCCAGGCGGACACGTCGGTGGTCCTGCTGGCCCCGGGCATGGGCGACGGCATCCAGGCGGCGAAGGCGGGCATCCTGGAGATCGGCGACGTGTACGTCGTCAACAAGGCCGACCGGGACGGCGCCGACGCCACGGCCCGCGAGCTGAACCACATGCTGGGCCTCGGCGAGTCCCGCGGCCCCGGCGACTGGCGCCCGCCGATCGTGAAGACCGTCGCGGCCCGCGCCGAGGGCATCGACGAGGTCGTGGAGGCCCTGGAGAAGCACCGCGCCTGGATGGAGGAGCGCGGTGTGCTCGCCGAGCGCCGCAGGGCCCGCGCGGCCCGCGAGGTGGAGACCATCGCCGTCACGGCGCTGCGCGAGCGCATCGGCGACCTGCACGGCGACCGCCGCCTGAGCGCCCTCGCGGAGCGGATCGTCGCGGGCGAACTGGACCCGTACCGCGCGGCGGACGAACTGGTGGCGGGCCTGACGCAGAGCTGA
- a CDS encoding AIM24 family protein: MTFREINSKMVEATVLPGQRLYSQRGAMLAYKGDVSFTPNIQGGQGGLMSMIGRRVSGEATPLMTVEGSGTVFFGHGGHHVHVIALTGDTLYVEADRLLAFEGTLRQGTMFMGSQGGVMGLVRGQVTGQGLFTTTLQGQGAVAVMAHGGVFEIPITPGRPVHVDPQAYVAHHGDVRNKLSAALGWREMVGRGSGEAFQLELSGSGTVYVQASEEKL; the protein is encoded by the coding sequence ATGACGTTCCGGGAGATCAACTCCAAGATGGTCGAGGCGACCGTGCTGCCCGGGCAGCGGCTGTACAGCCAGCGCGGCGCGATGCTCGCCTACAAGGGGGACGTGTCCTTCACCCCGAACATCCAGGGCGGCCAGGGCGGCCTGATGTCCATGATCGGGCGCCGGGTGTCCGGCGAGGCGACCCCGCTGATGACCGTCGAGGGCAGCGGCACCGTCTTCTTCGGGCACGGCGGCCACCACGTCCATGTCATCGCCCTCACCGGCGACACCCTCTATGTCGAGGCCGACCGGCTGCTCGCCTTCGAGGGCACGCTCCGGCAGGGCACGATGTTCATGGGCTCGCAGGGCGGGGTGATGGGCCTGGTCCGGGGCCAGGTCACCGGGCAGGGCCTGTTCACCACCACCCTCCAGGGCCAGGGCGCGGTCGCCGTGATGGCGCACGGCGGCGTCTTCGAGATCCCGATCACCCCCGGGCGCCCGGTCCATGTCGACCCGCAGGCGTACGTCGCCCATCACGGCGACGTACGCAACAAGCTGTCCGCCGCGCTCGGCTGGCGCGAGATGGTCGGGCGCGGTTCCGGCGAGGCCTTCCAGCTGGAGCTGAGCGGCAGCGGCACGGTGTACGTCCAGGCGTCGGAGGAGAAGCTGTGA
- a CDS encoding MTH1187 family thiamine-binding protein, with the protein MIVAFSVTPLGVGEDVGEYVADAVRVVRESGLPNRTDAMFTSVEGEWDEVMDVVRRAVAVVEDRAPRVSLVLKADIRPGVTDGLTSKVETVERHLA; encoded by the coding sequence ATGATCGTCGCCTTCTCCGTGACGCCCCTCGGCGTCGGCGAGGACGTGGGGGAGTACGTCGCCGACGCCGTGCGCGTGGTGCGCGAGTCGGGGCTGCCCAACCGGACCGACGCGATGTTCACCTCCGTCGAGGGGGAGTGGGACGAGGTGATGGACGTCGTCAGGCGGGCCGTCGCCGTGGTGGAGGACCGGGCGCCGCGGGTTTCCCTGGTGCTCAAGGCCGACATTCGCCCGGGCGTGACGGACGGACTCACGTCCAAG
- a CDS encoding MFS transporter — MSTHAPSRPSYAAVLRVPHARRAFVSALAARLSYGTVSLSALLSVTRATGSYAVSGAVMSLFGAATVFLMPFRASLIDRYGPRRALLPMSMLYGTLLCALAALTWRPGASPVVIGAAAALAGACAPPLGPTMRALWSELVPDRGLLQRAYSLDGVAEELLYVSGPVLIGVLVGFAPPASGILLSAFLIVTGTGVFTLSPALPGPRPRAAGRQRAGALRGLWAPVVVATGAGLALSGVDLLVMAFAAQHSYDPDVVPWVLGALSAGSALGGLANGAVRWRASARVRLCWFAVGLGLVVAVAGLAPGLWTLTAAMACAGAFIAPALTTAYLLADETADDASRTRAGAWVNTGVNAGSSVGVMVVGVLVGRLPLGVCFLLAGAAAFVAALAAGGRAAGAARVGAGVPPLEEAPCRRR; from the coding sequence ATGTCCACGCATGCCCCTTCGCGGCCCTCGTACGCCGCCGTCCTGCGCGTCCCGCACGCCCGCCGCGCCTTCGTCTCCGCCCTGGCGGCCCGTCTGTCCTACGGCACGGTGTCGCTCTCGGCACTGCTGTCCGTCACCCGGGCCACCGGGTCCTACGCCGTCTCCGGCGCGGTCATGTCGCTGTTCGGCGCGGCGACGGTCTTCCTGATGCCGTTCCGGGCGTCCCTGATCGACCGCTACGGCCCCCGCCGTGCCCTGCTGCCCATGTCGATGCTCTACGGCACCCTGCTGTGCGCGCTGGCCGCCCTGACCTGGCGCCCCGGGGCATCGCCGGTGGTCATCGGCGCCGCGGCGGCCCTCGCGGGCGCGTGCGCGCCCCCGCTGGGGCCGACGATGCGCGCCCTGTGGTCCGAACTGGTCCCCGACCGGGGTCTGTTGCAGCGCGCCTACAGCCTGGACGGCGTCGCCGAGGAACTGCTCTACGTCTCCGGCCCGGTGCTGATCGGCGTGCTGGTGGGCTTCGCGCCGCCGGCGTCCGGCATCCTGCTCAGCGCGTTCCTGATCGTGACCGGCACCGGCGTCTTCACCCTGTCCCCGGCACTGCCTGGACCCCGGCCCAGGGCTGCGGGGCGGCAACGGGCCGGCGCCCTGCGCGGCCTGTGGGCTCCCGTCGTCGTGGCCACCGGCGCCGGGCTCGCCCTGAGCGGCGTGGACCTGCTCGTGATGGCCTTCGCCGCGCAGCACTCCTACGACCCCGACGTGGTCCCCTGGGTGCTGGGCGCGCTCTCGGCGGGCAGCGCGCTGGGCGGGCTGGCCAACGGGGCGGTGCGGTGGCGTGCGTCGGCCCGCGTCCGGCTGTGCTGGTTCGCCGTGGGCCTGGGGCTGGTGGTCGCCGTGGCGGGCCTGGCTCCCGGCCTGTGGACCCTCACGGCGGCCATGGCCTGCGCCGGTGCGTTCATCGCTCCCGCTCTGACGACGGCGTACCTGCTGGCGGACGAGACAGCGGACGACGCTTCGCGGACTCGGGCGGGAGCGTGGGTGAACACGGGGGTCAACGCCGGGAGTTCGGTAGGTGTGATGGTGGTCGGGGTGCTCGTCGGGCGGCTGCCGCTGGGGGTGTGCTTCCTGCTGGCGGGCGCGGCGGCCTTCGTGGCCGCCCTGGCTGCGGGCGGTCGTGCAGCCGGGGCGGCACGGGTCGGCGCTGGGGTACCTCCTCTGGAGGAGGCACCTTGCCGGCGCCGGTGA
- a CDS encoding acetyl-CoA C-acetyltransferase produces the protein MPSGTTSSVIVAGARTPMGRLLGSLKSFSGADLGGFAIKAALDRAGIGGDQVQYVIMGQVLQAGAGQIPARQAAVKAGIPMNVPALTVNKVCLSGLDAIALADQLIRAGEFDIVVAGGQESMTNAPHLLPKSREGFKYGAVEMLDAMAHDGLTDSFEGIAMGESTEKHNTRLGIGRPEQDEIAALSHQRAAAAQKNGLFEAEITPVEIPQRKGDPVLFSKDEGIRGDTTVESLGKLRPAFSREGTITAGTSSQISDGAAAVVVMSKAKAEELGLTWLAEIGAHGNVAGPDNSLQSQPSNAILHALKKDGLEVSDLDLIEINEAFAAVAVQSMKDLGVSTERVNVNGGAIALGHPIGMSGARLVLHLALELKRRGGGVGAAALCGGGGQGDALIVRVPKA, from the coding sequence ATGCCTTCTGGAACGACCAGCTCCGTGATCGTCGCGGGCGCTCGCACGCCCATGGGACGACTTCTCGGCTCCCTCAAGTCCTTCTCCGGGGCCGACCTGGGCGGCTTCGCGATCAAGGCCGCCCTCGACCGTGCGGGGATCGGCGGCGACCAGGTGCAGTACGTGATCATGGGCCAGGTGCTGCAGGCCGGCGCCGGTCAGATCCCGGCCCGCCAGGCCGCCGTCAAGGCCGGCATCCCGATGAACGTCCCGGCGCTCACCGTCAACAAGGTGTGTCTCTCCGGCCTCGACGCCATCGCCCTGGCCGACCAGCTGATCCGCGCCGGCGAGTTCGACATCGTCGTGGCCGGCGGCCAGGAGTCCATGACCAACGCCCCGCACCTGCTGCCGAAGTCCCGCGAGGGCTTCAAGTACGGCGCCGTGGAGATGCTCGACGCGATGGCCCACGACGGCCTGACCGACTCCTTCGAGGGCATCGCCATGGGCGAGTCCACCGAGAAGCACAACACCCGCCTCGGCATCGGCCGCCCCGAGCAGGACGAGATCGCCGCCCTGTCCCACCAGCGGGCCGCCGCCGCGCAGAAGAACGGCCTGTTCGAGGCCGAGATCACCCCGGTGGAGATCCCGCAGCGCAAGGGCGACCCGGTCCTGTTCAGCAAGGACGAGGGCATCCGCGGCGACACCACGGTGGAGTCCCTCGGCAAGCTCCGCCCGGCCTTCTCCCGCGAGGGCACGATCACCGCCGGCACCTCCTCGCAGATCTCCGACGGTGCGGCCGCCGTGGTCGTGATGAGCAAGGCCAAGGCCGAGGAGCTCGGCCTGACCTGGCTCGCCGAGATCGGCGCGCACGGCAATGTGGCCGGCCCGGACAACTCCCTGCAGTCCCAGCCGTCCAACGCCATACTGCACGCCCTGAAGAAGGACGGCCTGGAGGTCTCCGACCTCGACCTCATCGAGATCAACGAGGCCTTCGCCGCGGTCGCCGTGCAGTCAATGAAGGACCTCGGCGTGTCCACGGAAAGGGTGAACGTCAACGGCGGCGCGATCGCGCTGGGCCACCCGATCGGCATGTCCGGCGCCCGTCTCGTGCTCCACTTGGCGCTCGAACTCAAGCGCCGCGGCGGCGGTGTCGGCGCGGCCGCGCTGTGCGGCGGTGGCGGCCAGGGCGACGCGCTCATCGTGCGGGTGCCGAAGGCCTGA
- a CDS encoding DUF3817 domain-containing protein — protein sequence MDIKTATALRRLRLVSAPEAVSFLILLVCSVLKRTTDFNAVPVMGAVHGVLFVLYVIFWADAWNRAKWPLKTAALYFVLSVLPTGGFFAERKLKRAAEDEVIAARARKEGVVNA from the coding sequence GTGGACATCAAGACCGCCACCGCCCTCCGCCGCCTCCGCCTGGTCTCGGCCCCGGAGGCCGTGTCCTTCCTGATCCTGCTCGTCTGCTCGGTGCTGAAGCGGACCACGGACTTCAACGCGGTCCCCGTCATGGGCGCGGTCCATGGCGTCCTCTTCGTCCTCTACGTGATCTTCTGGGCGGACGCCTGGAACCGCGCCAAGTGGCCGCTGAAGACCGCCGCCCTGTACTTCGTCCTCTCGGTGCTGCCCACCGGCGGCTTCTTCGCCGAGCGCAAGCTCAAGCGCGCCGCCGAGGACGAGGTCATCGCCGCCCGCGCCCGCAAGGAAGGGGTCGTCAACGCATGA